A section of the Streptomyces sp. NBC_00178 genome encodes:
- a CDS encoding CoA-transferase subunit beta yields the protein MTTTATDTPTSSELLSVVASRELASRRTVFAGIGLPTLAAELAHLTVAPRIEVVYESGVCGAHPSHLPETIADAVLISGAEAVLSMPALFGCVLQGGHIDVGFLGAAQIDRWGNLNTSVIGDWERPDVRLPGSGGGIEVMANSREVFVVMRRHDPRSFTAQLDFCTTPGPDRARAEGIRPLGAGVTRVITELGILARSGVGEELRLVAVHPGVTVEQVRAATGWDLAVAGSVETVPPPTQAELRLLREDVDPDRVYLR from the coding sequence ATGACCACCACTGCGACGGACACCCCGACCTCCTCGGAACTCCTCTCCGTCGTCGCCTCGCGCGAACTCGCCTCCCGGCGCACGGTGTTCGCGGGAATCGGGCTGCCCACGCTCGCGGCCGAGCTCGCCCACCTGACGGTGGCACCCCGCATCGAGGTGGTGTACGAGTCCGGGGTCTGCGGCGCGCATCCCTCACATCTGCCCGAGACCATCGCCGACGCCGTGCTCATCTCGGGCGCGGAGGCCGTCCTGTCGATGCCCGCCCTGTTCGGCTGTGTGCTCCAGGGCGGCCACATCGACGTGGGCTTCCTCGGTGCCGCTCAGATCGACCGGTGGGGCAACCTCAACACCTCGGTCATCGGCGACTGGGAGAGGCCCGACGTGCGGCTCCCGGGATCCGGGGGCGGGATAGAGGTGATGGCCAACTCCCGCGAGGTGTTCGTGGTGATGCGCCGTCACGACCCGCGCTCCTTCACGGCCCAGCTGGACTTCTGCACGACCCCGGGGCCGGACCGCGCACGCGCCGAGGGCATCCGCCCGCTGGGCGCCGGGGTCACCCGGGTCATCACCGAACTGGGCATCCTGGCCCGCTCGGGAGTCGGGGAGGAGCTGCGGCTCGTCGCCGTGCACCCGGGGGTGACGGTCGAACAGGTCCGGGCGGCGACGGGCTGGGACCTGGCGGTGGCCGGCTCGGTGGAGACCGTGCCCCCGCCGACGCAGGCCGAACTGCGGCTCCTGCGCGAGGACGTCGACCCGGACCGCGTCTACCTCCGCTGA
- a CDS encoding CoA transferase subunit A — protein sequence MSMREAIAAFVHDGATVCLEGFTHLIPTAAGHEIIRQGRKDLTVVRMTADIVVDQMIAAGCVSRLVSSFVGNSSAGSLGELRRRIEHADPAPLAFEEYSHYGMICRYLAGSQRLPFYPLRSYGGSDLPAVNSDLRKVTSPYPGPDGEPEQIYVVPPVNPDVTIIHAQRADRRGNTQIWGLTGIQAEAVYAADRAVVVVEEVVDDDVVRSDPNRTLVPAHAVDAVVVCPRGAHPSFAQGYYDRDNAFYRAWSHISKDPRRLRDWLAEWVYGTADHAEYTARQGEEFWAGLAVGEALSEPVNYGRRL from the coding sequence ATGTCGATGAGGGAGGCGATCGCCGCCTTCGTGCACGACGGGGCGACCGTCTGTTTGGAGGGCTTCACCCATCTCATCCCGACCGCCGCCGGGCACGAGATCATCCGCCAGGGCCGCAAGGACCTCACCGTCGTGCGGATGACGGCGGACATCGTCGTGGACCAGATGATCGCCGCCGGCTGTGTGTCGCGGCTGGTGTCCTCCTTCGTGGGCAACTCGTCGGCGGGTTCGCTCGGTGAGCTCCGGCGCAGGATCGAGCACGCGGATCCGGCGCCGCTCGCCTTCGAGGAGTACAGCCACTACGGGATGATCTGCCGCTACCTCGCGGGTTCGCAGCGGCTGCCCTTCTATCCCCTGCGCAGTTACGGCGGAAGCGATCTGCCCGCGGTCAACAGTGACCTGCGCAAGGTGACGTCGCCGTATCCGGGCCCGGACGGGGAGCCGGAGCAGATCTACGTCGTGCCGCCGGTGAACCCGGATGTGACGATCATCCACGCCCAGCGGGCGGACCGCCGGGGCAACACCCAGATCTGGGGACTGACGGGCATTCAGGCGGAGGCGGTGTACGCGGCGGACCGGGCGGTCGTCGTGGTCGAGGAGGTCGTCGACGACGACGTGGTCCGCTCGGACCCCAACCGCACGCTCGTCCCGGCCCATGCCGTGGACGCCGTCGTGGTCTGCCCGCGCGGCGCGCACCCGTCCTTCGCGCAGGGCTACTACGACCGCGACAACGCCTTCTACCGCGCCTGGTCCCACATCAGCAAGGACCCGCGGCGGCTGCGGGACTGGCTGGCGGAGTGGGTGTACGGAACGGCGGACCACGCCGAGTACACGGCCAGGCAGGGCGAGGAGTTCTGGGCCGGTCTCGCGGTCGGCGAGGCACTGAGCGAACCGGTGAACTACGGGCGGCGTCTGTGA
- a CDS encoding LysR family transcriptional regulator, translating to MELRHLTAFTAVAEELHFGRAARRLQMAQPPLSQQIRRLEKELGVTLFERNTRSVRLTSAGESFLEPVRTVLADLDTAVRAARAAGRGEYGRVTLGFAGASSHETLPLLTRAVRAAHPALELVMAGQTYANVALSRVADGSLDLGFVRLPVTQPGVSYRVIDEEELLCALPSDHRLARLESIPIGVLADEPFVSFPANAGSTVRDAMVQACEATGFNPRVVQEAPDSYTILALVAAGVGVTLTVSSVRHIQQNGLVYRPLAGPPIRRQAALAWRADNPSPALRAVLAVAEEALPTPGAD from the coding sequence GTGGAGCTGCGCCATCTGACCGCTTTCACCGCCGTGGCCGAGGAACTGCACTTCGGCCGGGCCGCCAGGCGCCTGCAGATGGCCCAGCCACCGCTCAGCCAGCAGATCCGCCGGCTGGAGAAGGAACTCGGTGTCACGCTCTTCGAGCGCAACACCCGCTCGGTGCGGCTGACCAGCGCGGGGGAGTCCTTCCTGGAACCCGTCCGCACGGTGCTGGCGGACCTCGACACGGCCGTACGCGCCGCGCGGGCCGCCGGACGCGGGGAGTACGGGCGCGTCACCCTCGGCTTCGCGGGCGCCTCCAGCCACGAGACGCTGCCCCTCCTCACCCGGGCCGTGCGCGCCGCCCACCCCGCGCTCGAACTGGTCATGGCAGGGCAGACCTACGCCAACGTCGCCCTCTCCAGGGTCGCCGACGGCTCCCTCGACCTCGGCTTCGTCCGCCTCCCCGTCACCCAGCCCGGAGTGTCCTACCGGGTCATCGACGAGGAGGAACTGCTGTGCGCACTGCCCTCGGACCACCGGCTGGCCCGGCTGGAGAGCATCCCGATCGGAGTGCTCGCCGACGAACCCTTCGTCTCCTTCCCCGCCAACGCGGGCTCCACGGTGCGCGACGCCATGGTCCAGGCCTGCGAGGCCACCGGCTTCAACCCCCGTGTCGTGCAGGAGGCCCCGGACTCCTACACGATCCTCGCCCTCGTCGCCGCCGGGGTCGGGGTGACGCTCACCGTCTCCTCCGTACGCCACATCCAGCAGAACGGGCTGGTCTACCGCCCCCTCGCCGGTCCTCCCATCCGGCGGCAGGCCGCACTGGCCTGGCGCGCGGACAATCCGTCGCCGGCCCTGCGGGCGGTGCTCGCGGTCGCGGAGGAGGCCCTGCCGACGCCCGGCGCCGATTGA
- a CDS encoding acetyl-CoA C-acetyltransferase — protein sequence MPDPTDVVICEPLRTPIGRFGGAFARQTPAALAARVIAEIVARTGIDPGRVDEVILGHAYPSSDAPAIGRVAALDAGLPETVTGAQTDRRCGSGLQAVLDAAMQIRAGFSEVVIAGGVDVMSAAPYYTHDGRWGIKGPGLQLHDSLARGRVTAGGVNHPVPGGMIETAENLRRAYSISRADQDALALRSQARAARAAREGRYDAETVPVTVRTGKGENVVTADEHPRPDTTAEQLAGLRPIMGKSDPEATVTAGNASGQNDAAAACLVTSAATAERLGLTPLVRLVSFARAGVPAATMGIGPVPATHAALGRAGLTLADLDLIEINEAFAAQVLACTRELGLGEKDHDQRINVNGSGVSLGHPVGATGARILATLSHEMHRAEARYGLETMCIGGGQGLAAVFERITA from the coding sequence GTGCCCGACCCGACCGATGTCGTCATCTGCGAGCCGCTGCGCACACCCATCGGGCGGTTCGGCGGCGCCTTCGCCCGGCAGACGCCCGCCGCGCTCGCCGCACGCGTCATCGCCGAGATCGTCGCCCGTACCGGGATCGACCCGGGGAGGGTCGACGAGGTGATCCTCGGACACGCCTACCCCTCGTCCGACGCCCCGGCCATCGGCCGGGTCGCCGCCCTGGACGCCGGGCTTCCCGAGACCGTCACCGGCGCCCAGACCGACCGGCGCTGCGGATCGGGCCTCCAGGCCGTCCTCGACGCGGCGATGCAGATCCGGGCCGGTTTCAGCGAGGTCGTCATCGCGGGCGGCGTCGACGTCATGAGCGCCGCCCCCTACTACACGCACGACGGACGCTGGGGCATCAAGGGCCCCGGCCTCCAGCTCCACGACTCGCTGGCCCGGGGCCGCGTCACCGCCGGAGGCGTCAACCACCCGGTGCCCGGCGGCATGATCGAGACGGCGGAGAACCTGCGCCGCGCCTACTCCATCAGCCGGGCCGACCAGGACGCCCTCGCCCTGCGCTCGCAGGCGCGGGCCGCCCGCGCCGCCCGGGAGGGGCGCTACGACGCGGAGACCGTCCCCGTCACCGTACGCACCGGCAAGGGCGAGAACGTCGTGACCGCCGACGAGCACCCCCGGCCCGACACGACCGCCGAACAACTCGCGGGGCTGCGCCCCATCATGGGCAAGTCCGACCCGGAGGCGACCGTCACGGCGGGCAACGCCAGCGGCCAGAACGACGCGGCCGCCGCCTGCCTGGTGACGAGCGCGGCGACCGCCGAACGCCTCGGCCTGACCCCGCTCGTCCGCCTCGTCTCCTTCGCCCGCGCCGGTGTCCCCGCCGCGACGATGGGCATCGGCCCCGTCCCGGCGACCCACGCGGCCCTCGGCCGCGCCGGGCTCACCCTCGCCGACCTCGACCTGATCGAGATCAACGAGGCGTTCGCCGCCCAGGTCCTGGCCTGCACCCGGGAGCTGGGGCTCGGCGAGAAGGACCACGACCAGCGGATCAACGTCAACGGTTCCGGCGTCTCGCTCGGCCACCCGGTCGGCGCCACCGGCGCCCGCATCCTCGCCACGCTCAGCCACGAGATGCACCGCGCCGAGGCGCGCTACGGCCTGGAGACCATGTGCATCGGCGGCGGTCAGGGCCTCGCCGCCGTCTTCGAACGCATCACCGCCTGA
- a CDS encoding chaplin produces the protein MRQVLNKSMIVMAAASGILTAAGGYAHADASADGVAANSPGVGSGNAVQVPVHVPVNLCGNTVNVIALLNPAFGNSCANVSSHGDHGGGSGASADGHAVGSPGVASGNLGQIPVEIPVNVCGNTIDVVGALNPAFGNSCANHSGHDHGNPPVDEPPVDEPPTEEPPTEEPPTEEPPTEEPPTEEPPSEEPPSEEPPTSVPPTSKPPVDQPPAGNPGPNTPGTQLAQTGAGDIGLAAGASAALLLGGTVLMRRTRGSRN, from the coding sequence ATGCGACAGGTTCTGAATAAAAGCATGATCGTCATGGCGGCGGCGTCGGGCATCCTGACCGCCGCGGGCGGCTATGCGCACGCCGATGCGTCGGCGGACGGAGTCGCCGCCAATTCGCCCGGTGTCGGCTCGGGCAACGCCGTACAGGTCCCGGTGCACGTCCCGGTCAACCTCTGCGGCAACACCGTCAATGTGATCGCTCTGCTGAACCCGGCCTTCGGCAACAGCTGCGCGAACGTCAGCTCGCACGGCGACCACGGTGGCGGGTCCGGCGCGAGCGCGGACGGCCACGCGGTCGGATCCCCCGGTGTCGCTTCCGGCAACCTCGGCCAGATCCCCGTCGAGATCCCGGTGAACGTCTGCGGCAACACCATCGACGTCGTCGGTGCGCTGAACCCGGCGTTCGGCAACTCCTGCGCCAACCACAGTGGTCACGACCACGGCAACCCGCCGGTCGACGAGCCGCCCGTCGACGAGCCGCCGACGGAGGAGCCCCCGACCGAGGAGCCGCCCACGGAGGAGCCCCCGACCGAGGAGCCTCCGACCGAGGAGCCGCCGTCGGAGGAGCCGCCCAGCGAGGAGCCTCCCACCTCGGTGCCGCCGACCTCCAAGCCCCCGGTGGACCAGCCGCCGGCCGGTAACCCCGGCCCGAACACGCCTGGCACGCAGCTGGCGCAGACCGGCGCCGGCGACATCGGCCTGGCCGCCGGTGCGAGCGCGGCGCTGCTGCTGGGTGGCACGGTGCTCATGCGCCGCACCCGTGGTTCGCGCAACTGA
- a CDS encoding rodlin: MIKKVLATGAVAASILGLSATSAMAIGDDTGTTSVNGNGAEANYGNSATKGDQSPQLSLVQGSLNKPCIALPVKANAGALVGILAAVAVQDVNVLSNPQNQQCADNSTQAKGDEPLSHILSDIPVLSGNGAGNR, translated from the coding sequence GTGATCAAGAAGGTTCTGGCTACGGGTGCCGTCGCCGCCTCCATCCTCGGTCTCTCGGCGACCAGCGCCATGGCGATCGGCGACGACACGGGCACGACGTCGGTGAACGGCAACGGCGCCGAGGCGAACTACGGCAACAGCGCGACCAAGGGTGACCAGAGCCCGCAGCTCAGCCTCGTCCAGGGCTCGCTGAACAAGCCCTGCATCGCCCTGCCGGTCAAGGCCAACGCCGGTGCGCTCGTCGGCATCCTCGCCGCCGTCGCGGTCCAGGACGTCAACGTCCTGTCCAACCCGCAGAACCAGCAGTGCGCGGACAACTCCACCCAGGCCAAGGGTGACGAGCCGCTGTCGCACATCCTGTCGGACATTCCGGTTCTCTCCGGCAACGGTGCCGGCAACCGCTGA
- a CDS encoding chaplin has product MKYTKVAAVAAGTLMALGAAAPAMADSGAEAAAVGSPGVLSGNVVQVPIHIPVNVCGNTVNVIGLLNPAFGNACIND; this is encoded by the coding sequence GTGAAGTACACCAAGGTCGCCGCCGTCGCCGCCGGAACCCTCATGGCGCTCGGCGCCGCTGCCCCGGCCATGGCCGACTCCGGCGCCGAGGCTGCTGCCGTCGGTTCCCCGGGCGTCCTGTCGGGCAACGTCGTCCAGGTCCCGATCCACATCCCGGTGAACGTCTGCGGTAACACCGTCAACGTCATCGGTCTGCTCAACCCGGCGTTCGGCAACGCCTGCATCAACGACTGA
- a CDS encoding rodlin, with product MMKKILATAAVAASVAGVSAAAAPSAMAIGNDNGTTSVNGNGADQYYGNSSTHGDMSPQIGLIQGSFNKPCIALPAKANVGSLLGLVPISVQDVNVLSSPQNQQCTENSTQAKGDEALSHILSDIPVLSGNGAGNN from the coding sequence ATGATGAAGAAGATCCTGGCGACCGCGGCGGTCGCCGCCTCCGTCGCCGGTGTTTCCGCCGCCGCGGCCCCCTCGGCCATGGCGATCGGCAACGACAACGGCACGACGTCGGTCAACGGCAACGGTGCCGACCAGTACTACGGCAACAGCAGCACGCACGGCGACATGAGCCCGCAGATCGGCCTCATCCAGGGCTCGTTCAACAAGCCCTGCATCGCGCTCCCGGCGAAGGCCAACGTCGGCTCGCTCCTCGGGCTCGTCCCGATCTCGGTCCAGGACGTCAACGTCCTGTCCTCCCCGCAGAACCAGCAGTGCACCGAGAACTCCACCCAGGCCAAGGGTGACGAGGCGCTGTCGCACATCCTCAGCGACATCCCGGTCCTCTCGGGCAACGGCGCCGGCAACAACTGA
- a CDS encoding rodlin: MKKMMAGAAVAVSLIGLSAAAAPSAMAIGDDHGTTTVNGNGAEANYGNSATKGDQSPQLSLVQGSLNKPCIALPVKANVGSLIGVIPIAVQDINVLSNPQNQQCADNSTQAKGDEPLSHILNDIPVLSGNGAGNS, from the coding sequence ATGAAGAAGATGATGGCCGGCGCCGCTGTGGCTGTGTCCCTGATCGGTCTCTCGGCTGCTGCGGCCCCCTCGGCCATGGCGATCGGTGACGACCACGGCACGACGACGGTGAACGGCAACGGCGCCGAGGCGAACTACGGCAACAGCGCGACCAAGGGCGACCAGAGCCCGCAGCTCAGCCTCGTCCAGGGCTCGCTGAACAAGCCCTGCATCGCTCTGCCGGTGAAGGCCAACGTCGGTTCGCTGATCGGTGTCATCCCGATCGCGGTCCAGGACATCAACGTCCTGTCCAACCCGCAGAACCAGCAGTGCGCCGACAACTCCACGCAGGCCAAGGGCGACGAGCCGCTGTCGCACATCCTGAACGACATCCCGGTCCTCTCGGGCAACGGCGCCGGCAACAGCTGA
- a CDS encoding DUF5949 family protein → MSSSNSVTTPYSPAQLGTQILIAWSGSNPATGSETAFLLTYSLGDGPEGPEVGERAMHTALERSGLRVGGETLDASELPNLPVKLLIQAGQVVLTLPHFKAQYTVPAEWLAVARSAGVVHGMFATRPWPAAVPGQPVGEDLLRSFVADPDVVGTSAHCLLPVRSLG, encoded by the coding sequence ATGAGCTCATCGAACTCCGTCACCACCCCTTACTCACCTGCCCAGTTGGGGACCCAGATCCTCATCGCCTGGAGCGGTTCGAACCCTGCCACGGGCAGCGAGACGGCCTTCCTCCTGACCTACTCGCTGGGCGACGGCCCGGAGGGGCCCGAAGTCGGCGAGAGGGCGATGCACACGGCGCTGGAGCGCAGCGGACTGCGGGTCGGGGGCGAGACCCTGGACGCCTCGGAGCTGCCGAACCTCCCGGTGAAGCTGCTCATCCAGGCCGGCCAGGTCGTGCTGACCCTGCCGCACTTCAAGGCGCAGTACACCGTGCCGGCCGAGTGGCTGGCGGTGGCACGGTCGGCCGGTGTGGTCCACGGGATGTTCGCCACGCGCCCCTGGCCGGCGGCGGTCCCGGGGCAGCCGGTCGGCGAGGACCTGCTCCGCTCCTTCGTGGCCGACCCGGACGTCGTGGGGACGTCCGCCCACTGCCTCCTGCCGGTGCGCAGCCTGGGCTGA
- the rsgA gene encoding ribosome small subunit-dependent GTPase A: MSFSHSQVSSPSHALTPYGWDDDWAAAFAPFAEQGLLPGRVVRVDRGQCDVVTPDGTLRADTAFVVPRDPMRIVCTGDWVAVDPDGDPQFVRTLLPRRTAFVRSTSSQRSEGQVLATNIDHIVICVSLAVDLDLGRLERFLALAMSSTAGAALLGDGADTGPYEAHPLVLLTKADLVPDPVTLGHLVEDIERIAPGVQVLPVSSATGEGVDVFGAIVGSGTSVLLGTSGAGKSTLANTLLGEDVMDVRAARDVDGKGRHTTTTRNLLVLPGGGVLIDTPGLRGVGLWDAESGVGQVFSEIEDLAGRCRFQDCAHESEPGCAVLAAIEDGSLAERRLDSYRKLLRENHRIAAKTDARLRSETLREWKRRGAEGRAAMEMKRGRIR; encoded by the coding sequence TTGTCTTTCTCCCATTCCCAGGTTTCGTCCCCGTCGCACGCGCTGACCCCGTACGGCTGGGACGACGACTGGGCCGCCGCCTTCGCGCCGTTCGCCGAGCAGGGTCTCCTGCCGGGACGTGTCGTGAGGGTGGACCGCGGTCAGTGCGACGTGGTCACGCCCGACGGCACCCTCAGGGCGGACACCGCTTTCGTGGTGCCCCGCGACCCCATGCGGATCGTCTGCACCGGCGACTGGGTCGCCGTCGACCCCGACGGCGACCCGCAGTTCGTGCGCACGCTCCTGCCCCGCCGCACGGCCTTCGTACGCTCGACGTCCTCGCAGCGTTCCGAGGGCCAGGTGCTCGCCACCAACATCGATCACATCGTCATCTGCGTCTCGCTCGCCGTCGACCTCGACCTCGGCCGACTGGAGCGGTTCCTCGCACTCGCCATGTCCAGCACGGCGGGTGCGGCCCTGCTCGGCGACGGGGCGGACACCGGGCCGTACGAGGCACATCCCCTCGTGCTGCTCACCAAGGCGGACCTCGTACCGGATCCCGTCACGCTCGGCCACCTCGTCGAGGACATCGAACGCATCGCCCCCGGGGTGCAGGTGCTGCCCGTCAGCTCCGCGACGGGGGAGGGCGTCGACGTGTTCGGCGCGATCGTCGGCTCCGGCACGAGCGTGCTCCTCGGCACCTCGGGCGCCGGAAAGTCGACGCTGGCCAACACGCTCCTCGGGGAGGACGTGATGGACGTGCGCGCGGCCCGCGACGTCGACGGCAAGGGCCGGCACACGACCACGACCCGCAATCTCCTCGTACTGCCCGGCGGGGGTGTCCTGATCGACACCCCCGGGCTGCGCGGGGTGGGCCTCTGGGACGCGGAGAGCGGAGTCGGTCAGGTCTTCTCCGAGATCGAGGACCTCGCCGGGCGGTGCCGCTTCCAGGACTGCGCCCACGAGTCGGAGCCCGGCTGCGCCGTGCTCGCCGCCATCGAGGACGGCTCGCTGGCCGAGCGGCGCCTGGACAGCTACCGCAAGCTGCTCCGTGAGAACCACCGCATCGCGGCCAAGACCGACGCCCGGCTGCGGAGCGAGACCCTGCGCGAGTGGAAGCGCAGGGGAGCGGAGGGCCGGGCCGCGATGGAGATGAAGCGGGGCCGGATCCGATAG
- a CDS encoding DUF456 domain-containing protein yields the protein MSVWQLVAVGAVMLLGLVGVLVPGVPGQAIVWAAVLWWALSDPTPVAWGVLIGATCVLLVNQALKAVLPSRRPRESGAPRGTLMAGGIAAIAGFFVIPVIGAILGYVAAVYGAERVRLGSRAAGWASLKSVMRATGYSVLVELFCCLLVAGAWLGALVRG from the coding sequence ATGAGTGTGTGGCAGCTCGTCGCCGTGGGAGCGGTGATGCTGCTCGGCCTGGTCGGCGTGCTGGTGCCGGGCGTGCCCGGGCAGGCGATCGTGTGGGCCGCGGTCCTGTGGTGGGCGCTGTCCGACCCGACCCCCGTCGCCTGGGGGGTGCTCATCGGCGCGACGTGCGTGCTGCTGGTCAACCAGGCGCTGAAGGCGGTACTGCCCTCCCGCCGCCCCCGCGAGTCCGGGGCACCACGCGGGACGCTGATGGCCGGGGGCATCGCGGCCATCGCGGGCTTCTTCGTGATCCCGGTGATCGGCGCGATCCTCGGATACGTGGCGGCGGTCTACGGCGCGGAACGCGTGCGGCTCGGCAGCAGGGCCGCGGGCTGGGCCTCGCTCAAGTCGGTGATGCGCGCGACGGGGTACTCCGTGCTGGTCGAACTCTTCTGCTGTCTCCTGGTGGCCGGGGCGTGGCTGGGAGCACTCGTCCGGGGCTGA
- a CDS encoding helix-turn-helix domain-containing protein has product MLAAIGLDERQEAAYRALVAAGAAEVSDLARRLSLPEADTERALRGLEQQGLVAQSSSRADRWVAAPPGVALGALLTQQRHELEQAELASVLLAEEYRAEAAEPAVHDLVEVVTGASAVAHRFHQLQLGAQSEVCALVTGKPIAVTGMENESEERASMRGVAYRVVVERDVLHLPSGIVELTAALSRDEQCRVVDRVPTKLVLADASLAMVPLTGRGAEPAALVIHASGLLESLTGLFEAVWRDAMPLRLGTAGIGEENGPGADPTDLEILSLLLAGLTDASVAKQLDLGLRTVQRRVKGLMELTGVTTRLQLGWHAYERGWVARAPR; this is encoded by the coding sequence ATGCTGGCAGCGATAGGTCTGGACGAGAGACAGGAAGCGGCCTACAGGGCGCTGGTCGCGGCCGGGGCCGCGGAGGTGTCCGACCTCGCGCGGCGGCTGTCCCTGCCGGAGGCGGACACCGAGCGCGCGCTGCGCGGGCTGGAGCAGCAGGGACTCGTCGCCCAGTCGTCGTCGCGGGCGGACCGCTGGGTGGCAGCACCCCCCGGGGTCGCGCTCGGGGCGCTGCTGACCCAGCAACGGCACGAACTCGAGCAGGCCGAGCTGGCGTCGGTGCTGCTCGCCGAGGAGTACCGGGCCGAGGCCGCCGAACCCGCGGTGCACGATCTGGTGGAGGTGGTGACGGGGGCGAGCGCCGTCGCCCACCGCTTCCACCAACTCCAGCTGGGCGCCCAGTCCGAGGTCTGCGCCCTGGTCACGGGGAAGCCGATCGCGGTGACGGGTATGGAGAACGAGTCGGAGGAGCGGGCGTCGATGCGGGGCGTGGCCTACCGCGTCGTGGTGGAGCGCGACGTGCTGCACCTCCCGTCCGGGATCGTGGAGCTGACCGCGGCGCTGAGCCGCGACGAGCAGTGCCGGGTCGTCGACCGGGTGCCGACGAAGCTGGTCCTCGCCGACGCCTCGCTGGCCATGGTTCCCCTGACCGGCCGGGGTGCCGAGCCCGCCGCACTGGTGATCCACGCCAGTGGGCTGCTGGAGTCCCTGACGGGTCTCTTCGAGGCCGTCTGGCGTGACGCGATGCCGTTGCGGCTGGGCACCGCGGGGATCGGTGAGGAGAACGGCCCCGGTGCGGATCCCACCGACCTGGAGATCCTCTCGCTGCTCCTGGCCGGCCTGACCGACGCCAGCGTCGCCAAACAGCTGGATCTGGGTCTGCGGACGGTCCAGCGCCGGGTGAAGGGGCTCATGGAACTCACCGGCGTCACGACGAGGCTGCAACTGGGCTGGCACGCGTACGAACGCGGCTGGGTCGCCCGGGCCCCCCGCTGA